In one Pirellulales bacterium genomic region, the following are encoded:
- a CDS encoding class I SAM-dependent methyltransferase, producing MKSTERFSDRVADYVRFRPHYPSGVFEFLRDELGFRRGTTIADIGSGTGISTKPLLDLGYNVFAVEPNAEMRAAAERWLQDEPQFRSVAGTAEETTLPEHSVDAVLAAQAFHWFDAAKARGEFKRILKPGGWAVLLANHRLQTQTPFLAAYERLLEEFGTDYDQVKVKGRRAIGSATLSSFFGAEKYQVRSFSNHQDLGFEELKGRLLSSSYVPKEPHPKSALMIGKLHEIFEEHSSAGTVKIMYETNIRFGQLEKQP from the coding sequence GTTCCGTCCTCACTACCCGAGCGGCGTCTTCGAGTTCTTAAGAGACGAACTCGGTTTTCGGCGAGGAACCACCATCGCCGATATTGGTTCCGGCACGGGAATCTCCACCAAGCCGCTCTTGGATTTGGGGTACAACGTCTTCGCGGTGGAACCGAATGCCGAAATGCGAGCCGCGGCGGAGCGATGGCTCCAAGACGAACCTCAGTTTCGCAGTGTCGCGGGCACTGCGGAGGAAACGACGCTACCCGAACACTCCGTCGACGCTGTCTTGGCCGCCCAGGCATTTCATTGGTTCGACGCAGCGAAAGCCCGAGGCGAGTTTAAGAGGATCCTAAAACCGGGTGGCTGGGCAGTTCTCCTTGCGAATCATCGACTTCAAACACAGACGCCGTTTCTCGCGGCATATGAGCGACTTCTTGAGGAGTTCGGCACCGACTACGATCAGGTGAAAGTGAAAGGTCGTCGCGCGATCGGTTCAGCGACTCTGTCGAGTTTTTTCGGCGCCGAGAAGTATCAAGTCCGTTCATTCAGCAACCATCAGGATTTGGGTTTTGAAGAACTCAAAGGGCGTTTGCTCTCATCCTCTTACGTTCCGAAGGAGCCGCATCCGAAATCTGCTCTAATGATTGGTAAACTCCACGAGATTTTTGAAGAGCACTCATCGGCCGGCACAGTGAAGATTATGTACGAGACCAATATCCGCTTTGGACAGCTTGAGAAGCAGCCGTAG